The Toxotes jaculatrix isolate fToxJac2 chromosome 21, fToxJac2.pri, whole genome shotgun sequence genome includes a region encoding these proteins:
- the eif2ak1 gene encoding eukaryotic translation initiation factor 2-alpha kinase 1 isoform X2 → MYNSTSSKGLLRSEECSGNGSNLWARHSLKPTRRHETDTNVSLLSLASEEDDEVQFDTSDTDNNRGEVLLAGRHYPSIQEFASAIPNHLLLGSLLEHLCFVYESNPARSLIGQRLAAMNLLSPLAISDEFSTVRLQHNRAFTEMLNAASSSLYSQGLSVNTHYPSVRPKEGLFQAQTSRYLSEFEEICRLGKGSYGNVFKVVNKLDGQNYAVKKILIKKVSKDDCMKVLREVKVLSSLQHINVVGYHTAWMEHVQPAAYPESLLPALESPGQQDSSDESPDSSNASSSIVFQSLSQAATDVAASARVSPGETQSARALVPTQEQGQEVCPKTMRRIPENYVPCVFLGQQGPMKSSKCPAMGWDSSALLEEESSRSSMELNNNICIDKDCQQWADKHTTKPAKEVQFHLMLYIQMQLCERSLKDWISERNTKPKEEQSSRCPYGCVDTEHTLSLLRNILEGVEYIHSRGIMHRDLKPRNIFLHANDWHVRIGDFGLACRDIIVDGHESTASPISDSSHTTGVGTFVYAAPEQLNGSHYDSKSDMFSIGVLALELFQPFGTEMERVQTLGDLREGKIPDSFCHRWPILTKYIMKLTSKDPGVRPTASQLLQSELFCSKDMVIHGLQRRVEEQEEEIMELRRQISQLQSSQVTVHFSGSDKT, encoded by the exons CTTCTGACACAGACAATAACCGAGGTGAGGTGTTATTGGCTGGTAGACATTACCCGTCCATCCAAGAGTTTGCCTCGGCAATCCCCAACCACCTTCTCCTGGGGTCTCTGCTGGAGCACCTGTGTTTCGTCTACGAGAGTAATCCAGCACGCTCAC TCATTGGCCAGCGTTTAGCAGCCATGAACCTCCTCTCACCATTGGCCATAAGTGATGAGTTCAGCACTGTCAGACTTCAGCACAACCGGGCCTTCACTGAGATGCTTAATGCTGCCAGCTCCTCATTGTACTCACAG GGtctcagtgtaaacacacactatCCTTCTGTAAG GCCTAAGGAGGGACTATTTCAAGCGCAGACATCACGGTATCTTAGTGAGTTTGAAGAAATCTGCAGACTTGGGAAAGGATCATATGGAAATGTTTTTAAG GTTGTGAACAAGCTCGATGGACAAAATTATGCTGTGAAGAAAATTCTCATCAAAAAAGTCTCAAAGGATGACTGCATGAAG GTTCTCAGGGAAGTCAAAGTGTTGTCCAGCCTGCAGCATATAAATGTTGTGGGCTATCACACTGCGTGGATGGAACATGTTCAGCCTGCAGCAT ATCCAGAGTCTCTCTTGCCTGCACTAGAATCACCTGGACAACAAGACAG ttctgatGAGAGTCCTGACAGCAGCAACGCAAGCTCCTCTATAGTTTTTCAAAGCCTAAGTCAAGCAGCAACAGATGTAGCTGCAAGTGCCAGAGTATCTCCAGGAGAGACCCAGTCTGCCAGAGCTTTAGTTCCAACCCAAGAGCAGGGTCAGGAGGTGTGTCCCAAGACGATGCGCCGCATCCCTGAGAACTACGTTCCCTGTGTGTTCCTGGGACAGCAAGGTCCCATGAAGAGCTCCAAATGTCCCGCCATGGGTTGGGATAGCTCAGCACTGTTAGAGGAGGAGTCCAGCAGGAGTAGCATGGAGCTGAACAACAACATCTGCATTGACAAGGATTGTCAACAGTgggctgacaaacacacaacaaagccTGCTAAAGAG GTACAGTTTCACCTGATGCTGTACATCCAGATGCAGCTGTGTGAGCGCTCGTTGAAGGACTGGATCTCAGAGAGAAACACCAAGCCCAAAGAAGAACAAAGCTCaagat gTCCTTATGGATGTGTTGATACTGAACACACTCTCAGCCTGTTGAGAAACATACTTGAAGGGGTGGAGTACATTCACTCCAGGGGAATCATGCACAGAGACTTGAAG CCAAGGAACATTTTCCTCCATGCTAATGACTGGCACGTTCGAATTGGGGACTTTGGTTTGGCCTGCAGGGATATAATAGTGGATGGACATGAAAGCACCGCCTCTCCCATCAGTG ATTCCTCACATACTACAGGTGTTGGTACATTTGTGTATGCTGCACCAGAACAATTGAATGGCTCTCATTATGATTCAAAG TCAGACATGTTCAGCATCGGAGTGCTGGCTCTCGAGCTATTCCAGCCCTTTGGGACAGAGATGGAGCGGGTCCAGACTCTCGGAGACCTGAGAGAGGGGAAAATCCCAGACTCGTTCTGCCACAGATGGCCAATCCTGACTAAGTACATCATGAAGCTAACAAGTAAAGACCCTGGTGTTCGACCTACGGCCAGCCAACTTCTACAAAGTGAACTCTTCTGCAGTAAGGACATG GTGATCCATGGTTTGCAGAGAAGAGTTGAAGAGCAGGAAGAAGAGATCATGGAGCTGAGGAGACAGATCAGTCAGCTTCAGAGCTCACAAGTCACAGTTCATTTCTCTGGGTCAGACAAGACCTGA
- the eif2ak1 gene encoding eukaryotic translation initiation factor 2-alpha kinase 1 isoform X1 — translation MYNSTSSKGLLRSEECSGNGSNLWARHSLKPTRRHETDTNVSLLSLASEEDDEVQFDTSDTDNNRGEVLLAGRHYPSIQEFASAIPNHLLLGSLLEHLCFVYESNPARSRMLFKVIGQRLAAMNLLSPLAISDEFSTVRLQHNRAFTEMLNAASSSLYSQGLSVNTHYPSVRPKEGLFQAQTSRYLSEFEEICRLGKGSYGNVFKVVNKLDGQNYAVKKILIKKVSKDDCMKVLREVKVLSSLQHINVVGYHTAWMEHVQPAAYPESLLPALESPGQQDSSDESPDSSNASSSIVFQSLSQAATDVAASARVSPGETQSARALVPTQEQGQEVCPKTMRRIPENYVPCVFLGQQGPMKSSKCPAMGWDSSALLEEESSRSSMELNNNICIDKDCQQWADKHTTKPAKEVQFHLMLYIQMQLCERSLKDWISERNTKPKEEQSSRCPYGCVDTEHTLSLLRNILEGVEYIHSRGIMHRDLKPRNIFLHANDWHVRIGDFGLACRDIIVDGHESTASPISDSSHTTGVGTFVYAAPEQLNGSHYDSKSDMFSIGVLALELFQPFGTEMERVQTLGDLREGKIPDSFCHRWPILTKYIMKLTSKDPGVRPTASQLLQSELFCSKDMVIHGLQRRVEEQEEEIMELRRQISQLQSSQVTVHFSGSDKT, via the exons CTTCTGACACAGACAATAACCGAGGTGAGGTGTTATTGGCTGGTAGACATTACCCGTCCATCCAAGAGTTTGCCTCGGCAATCCCCAACCACCTTCTCCTGGGGTCTCTGCTGGAGCACCTGTGTTTCGTCTACGAGAGTAATCCAGCACGCTCACGTATGCTGTTTAAAG TCATTGGCCAGCGTTTAGCAGCCATGAACCTCCTCTCACCATTGGCCATAAGTGATGAGTTCAGCACTGTCAGACTTCAGCACAACCGGGCCTTCACTGAGATGCTTAATGCTGCCAGCTCCTCATTGTACTCACAG GGtctcagtgtaaacacacactatCCTTCTGTAAG GCCTAAGGAGGGACTATTTCAAGCGCAGACATCACGGTATCTTAGTGAGTTTGAAGAAATCTGCAGACTTGGGAAAGGATCATATGGAAATGTTTTTAAG GTTGTGAACAAGCTCGATGGACAAAATTATGCTGTGAAGAAAATTCTCATCAAAAAAGTCTCAAAGGATGACTGCATGAAG GTTCTCAGGGAAGTCAAAGTGTTGTCCAGCCTGCAGCATATAAATGTTGTGGGCTATCACACTGCGTGGATGGAACATGTTCAGCCTGCAGCAT ATCCAGAGTCTCTCTTGCCTGCACTAGAATCACCTGGACAACAAGACAG ttctgatGAGAGTCCTGACAGCAGCAACGCAAGCTCCTCTATAGTTTTTCAAAGCCTAAGTCAAGCAGCAACAGATGTAGCTGCAAGTGCCAGAGTATCTCCAGGAGAGACCCAGTCTGCCAGAGCTTTAGTTCCAACCCAAGAGCAGGGTCAGGAGGTGTGTCCCAAGACGATGCGCCGCATCCCTGAGAACTACGTTCCCTGTGTGTTCCTGGGACAGCAAGGTCCCATGAAGAGCTCCAAATGTCCCGCCATGGGTTGGGATAGCTCAGCACTGTTAGAGGAGGAGTCCAGCAGGAGTAGCATGGAGCTGAACAACAACATCTGCATTGACAAGGATTGTCAACAGTgggctgacaaacacacaacaaagccTGCTAAAGAG GTACAGTTTCACCTGATGCTGTACATCCAGATGCAGCTGTGTGAGCGCTCGTTGAAGGACTGGATCTCAGAGAGAAACACCAAGCCCAAAGAAGAACAAAGCTCaagat gTCCTTATGGATGTGTTGATACTGAACACACTCTCAGCCTGTTGAGAAACATACTTGAAGGGGTGGAGTACATTCACTCCAGGGGAATCATGCACAGAGACTTGAAG CCAAGGAACATTTTCCTCCATGCTAATGACTGGCACGTTCGAATTGGGGACTTTGGTTTGGCCTGCAGGGATATAATAGTGGATGGACATGAAAGCACCGCCTCTCCCATCAGTG ATTCCTCACATACTACAGGTGTTGGTACATTTGTGTATGCTGCACCAGAACAATTGAATGGCTCTCATTATGATTCAAAG TCAGACATGTTCAGCATCGGAGTGCTGGCTCTCGAGCTATTCCAGCCCTTTGGGACAGAGATGGAGCGGGTCCAGACTCTCGGAGACCTGAGAGAGGGGAAAATCCCAGACTCGTTCTGCCACAGATGGCCAATCCTGACTAAGTACATCATGAAGCTAACAAGTAAAGACCCTGGTGTTCGACCTACGGCCAGCCAACTTCTACAAAGTGAACTCTTCTGCAGTAAGGACATG GTGATCCATGGTTTGCAGAGAAGAGTTGAAGAGCAGGAAGAAGAGATCATGGAGCTGAGGAGACAGATCAGTCAGCTTCAGAGCTCACAAGTCACAGTTCATTTCTCTGGGTCAGACAAGACCTGA
- the LOC121201206 gene encoding ankyrin repeat domain-containing protein 61-like: MLEEQKEDEDRSSNIIKIRNNEFYTAIMDEDLGRIEDVSKMYGSNFLIQVHDGAPGKVFWKGVAILPLHLAASYRRARSMQSLLSAGADPEMRDQLGRTTLHLVITGWPSILTTLPEPDTKSQTAAMGVHRKAEACLQLLCEHGVNVNAEVEGESQQTALHLSVRYAALSAVQILANHGADVNAVDSSGMTPLHMAAGILHKDIIANLIRHGADINKGMKHSGNTPLHLAAVAMSMKTSKTLEDNMSCISVLLEHRAEPNAENKAGLTPLQEACSMGNTELVDLLLRYGANINKPSQAGENCLFLFLNHRPNVRNSSLLVKLLSLTSPLTVYDQNGHLPSTLTFPCFFKQRDQLLKLIQQPRRLQDICKSHIYLKHVQGKREELKKILPERLYDFVFNYWENIHNISFVTDGEQDFFNNIYDTTPS, encoded by the exons AtgctggaggagcagaaggaaGATGAAGACAGGAGCAGTAACATTATTAAGATTCGTAACAATGAATTCTATACTGCTATTATGGATGAAGACCTGGGACGTATTGAGGATGTGTCAAAAATGTATGGGAGTAACTTTCTAATCCAGGTTCATGATGGTGCACCTGGAAAAGTTTTCTGGAAG GGCGTTGCCATCCTTCCACTTCACCTGGCTGCCTCTTACAGAAGAGCAAGAAGCATGCAGAGTCTGCTGTCAGCGGGAGCAGACCCGGAAATGAG GGACCAGCTCGGTCGAACCACACTACACTTGGTGATAACTGGCTGGCCGAGCATCCTGACTACTTTGCCTGAACCAGATACCAAGTCCCAGACAGCTGCGATGGGTGTGCACAGGAAGGCAGAGGCCTGTCTACAGCTCCTCTGTGAGCATGGTGTTAACGTCAATGCAGAG gtggagggagagagtcAGCAGACAGCTCTCCACCTATCAGTACGCTACgctgctctgtctgctgtccAGATTCTTGCCAACCATGGTGCTGATGTTAACGCCGTGGACAGCAGTGGGATGACGCCCCTGCATATGGCTGCTGGGATCCTCCATAAGGACATTATAGCCAACTTGATCAGGCATGGAGCAGATATCAACAAG GGGATGAAGCACTCTGGAAACACTCCTCTGCACCTAGCTGCAGTGGCAATGTCTATGAAGACCTCTAAAACCCTGGAAGACAACATGAGCTGCatctctgtgctgctggagcACAGGGCTGAGCCCAATGCAGAAAACAAGGCGGGACTTACACCTTTACAGGAGGCTTGCAGCATGGGCAACACGGAGCTGGTggacctgctgctcaggtacgGAGCTAACATCAATAAGCCGAGCCAAGCAGGGGAgaactgtctgtttctgttcctgAATCACAGGCCTAATGTAAGGAACAGCTCCCTGCTTGTGAAACTCCTCAGCCTGACCTCCCCGCTCACCGTCTACGACCAAAACGGCCACCTGCCCTCAACCTTGACATTTCCATGTTTCTTCAAGCAGAGAGACCAGCTACTAAAACTCATTCAGCAGCCAAGAAGACTTCAGGATATTTGTAAGAGTCATATTTATCTGAAACATGTCCAAGGCAAGAGAGAGGAATTGAAAAAAATCCTGCCTGAGAGGTTATATGACTTTGTTTTTAACTACTGGgagaacatacacaacatctCCTTTGTGACCGATGGTGAACAGGACTTTTTTAATAACATATATGATACTACTCCTAGTTGA
- the eif2ak1 gene encoding eukaryotic translation initiation factor 2-alpha kinase 1 isoform X3 — translation MDLGEKNIVEMIAKVIEEASDTDNNRGEVLLAGRHYPSIQEFASAIPNHLLLGSLLEHLCFVYESNPARSRMLFKVIGQRLAAMNLLSPLAISDEFSTVRLQHNRAFTEMLNAASSSLYSQGLSVNTHYPSVRPKEGLFQAQTSRYLSEFEEICRLGKGSYGNVFKVVNKLDGQNYAVKKILIKKVSKDDCMKVLREVKVLSSLQHINVVGYHTAWMEHVQPAAYPESLLPALESPGQQDSSDESPDSSNASSSIVFQSLSQAATDVAASARVSPGETQSARALVPTQEQGQEVCPKTMRRIPENYVPCVFLGQQGPMKSSKCPAMGWDSSALLEEESSRSSMELNNNICIDKDCQQWADKHTTKPAKEVQFHLMLYIQMQLCERSLKDWISERNTKPKEEQSSRCPYGCVDTEHTLSLLRNILEGVEYIHSRGIMHRDLKPRNIFLHANDWHVRIGDFGLACRDIIVDGHESTASPISDSSHTTGVGTFVYAAPEQLNGSHYDSKSDMFSIGVLALELFQPFGTEMERVQTLGDLREGKIPDSFCHRWPILTKYIMKLTSKDPGVRPTASQLLQSELFCSKDMVIHGLQRRVEEQEEEIMELRRQISQLQSSQVTVHFSGSDKT, via the exons CTTCTGACACAGACAATAACCGAGGTGAGGTGTTATTGGCTGGTAGACATTACCCGTCCATCCAAGAGTTTGCCTCGGCAATCCCCAACCACCTTCTCCTGGGGTCTCTGCTGGAGCACCTGTGTTTCGTCTACGAGAGTAATCCAGCACGCTCACGTATGCTGTTTAAAG TCATTGGCCAGCGTTTAGCAGCCATGAACCTCCTCTCACCATTGGCCATAAGTGATGAGTTCAGCACTGTCAGACTTCAGCACAACCGGGCCTTCACTGAGATGCTTAATGCTGCCAGCTCCTCATTGTACTCACAG GGtctcagtgtaaacacacactatCCTTCTGTAAG GCCTAAGGAGGGACTATTTCAAGCGCAGACATCACGGTATCTTAGTGAGTTTGAAGAAATCTGCAGACTTGGGAAAGGATCATATGGAAATGTTTTTAAG GTTGTGAACAAGCTCGATGGACAAAATTATGCTGTGAAGAAAATTCTCATCAAAAAAGTCTCAAAGGATGACTGCATGAAG GTTCTCAGGGAAGTCAAAGTGTTGTCCAGCCTGCAGCATATAAATGTTGTGGGCTATCACACTGCGTGGATGGAACATGTTCAGCCTGCAGCAT ATCCAGAGTCTCTCTTGCCTGCACTAGAATCACCTGGACAACAAGACAG ttctgatGAGAGTCCTGACAGCAGCAACGCAAGCTCCTCTATAGTTTTTCAAAGCCTAAGTCAAGCAGCAACAGATGTAGCTGCAAGTGCCAGAGTATCTCCAGGAGAGACCCAGTCTGCCAGAGCTTTAGTTCCAACCCAAGAGCAGGGTCAGGAGGTGTGTCCCAAGACGATGCGCCGCATCCCTGAGAACTACGTTCCCTGTGTGTTCCTGGGACAGCAAGGTCCCATGAAGAGCTCCAAATGTCCCGCCATGGGTTGGGATAGCTCAGCACTGTTAGAGGAGGAGTCCAGCAGGAGTAGCATGGAGCTGAACAACAACATCTGCATTGACAAGGATTGTCAACAGTgggctgacaaacacacaacaaagccTGCTAAAGAG GTACAGTTTCACCTGATGCTGTACATCCAGATGCAGCTGTGTGAGCGCTCGTTGAAGGACTGGATCTCAGAGAGAAACACCAAGCCCAAAGAAGAACAAAGCTCaagat gTCCTTATGGATGTGTTGATACTGAACACACTCTCAGCCTGTTGAGAAACATACTTGAAGGGGTGGAGTACATTCACTCCAGGGGAATCATGCACAGAGACTTGAAG CCAAGGAACATTTTCCTCCATGCTAATGACTGGCACGTTCGAATTGGGGACTTTGGTTTGGCCTGCAGGGATATAATAGTGGATGGACATGAAAGCACCGCCTCTCCCATCAGTG ATTCCTCACATACTACAGGTGTTGGTACATTTGTGTATGCTGCACCAGAACAATTGAATGGCTCTCATTATGATTCAAAG TCAGACATGTTCAGCATCGGAGTGCTGGCTCTCGAGCTATTCCAGCCCTTTGGGACAGAGATGGAGCGGGTCCAGACTCTCGGAGACCTGAGAGAGGGGAAAATCCCAGACTCGTTCTGCCACAGATGGCCAATCCTGACTAAGTACATCATGAAGCTAACAAGTAAAGACCCTGGTGTTCGACCTACGGCCAGCCAACTTCTACAAAGTGAACTCTTCTGCAGTAAGGACATG GTGATCCATGGTTTGCAGAGAAGAGTTGAAGAGCAGGAAGAAGAGATCATGGAGCTGAGGAGACAGATCAGTCAGCTTCAGAGCTCACAAGTCACAGTTCATTTCTCTGGGTCAGACAAGACCTGA